In Rhodococcus qingshengii JCM 15477, the sequence TTCGCGGGTCACGGCGTCGATGCGTCTGGCGATCTCCGCCGAGTTCGGCGGATGGGAACTCTCCCGAGTCCGTCTCTACCCCGACGGCAGTCGTCGCGTGCTCCTCAAGCGAAAGAAGACGCCGCTGCACGTGAC encodes:
- a CDS encoding DUF5703 family protein; this translates as MEKRTRGIPAQWETSDDKFDYVPLRLPPNVSRVTASMRLAISAEFGGWELSRVRLYPDGSRRVLLKRKKTPLHVTDPDGIQH